In Rhodococcus rhodochrous, a single genomic region encodes these proteins:
- a CDS encoding methionine/alanine import family NSS transporter small subunit — protein MSGAAIGMMLLALITLWGGLLLSILHLRRNPDDPDA, from the coding sequence GTGAGCGGAGCAGCCATCGGCATGATGCTCCTCGCCCTCATCACCCTCTGGGGTGGTCTGTTGCTGAGCATCCTGCATCTCCGGAGGAATCCGGACGATCCCGACGCCTAG
- a CDS encoding sodium-dependent transporter, protein MAQHEVTHKREVWSGRSVFIMAAIGSAVGLGNIWRFPYIAYENGGGAFLIPYLVALLTAGIPLLLVDYAIGHKFRGSPPLAFRRLRRGAEFIGWWQVLVCFVIGVYYAVIVAWAARYTFFSITEAWGDDPEGFFMSSFLNQDADATFGLSFVPGVAWTLLLVWIATLAVLALGVQRGIGNANRFFVPLLVLLFGALVVRSLTLDGATAGLDAFFSPNWSALTDTGVWIAAYAQIFFSLSVAFGIMVTYSSYLKRKTNLTGSGLVVGFSNSSFEVLAGIGVFSALGFMAQAQGVEVGEVVAGGIGLAFIAFPTIVSEMPGGPLFGVLFFGSLVFAGFTSMISIIQVTVSAFQDKTGLGRVPAVLAIGGVSAIVSLLLFPTTTGLNTLDVVDRFANQFGIVGVAFVALVVVAWIYRRLPELRDHLNSVSSFKVGTGWMVFTGIITPLVLGYMLFSEIRDRVRDGYGGLPDSLVLAFGWSVQAAVIVLAVVLSFIPWRKGIDLEYELDENRPLIPSATDGTSSGGTQ, encoded by the coding sequence GTGGCACAGCACGAGGTCACACACAAACGGGAGGTCTGGTCGGGCCGGTCCGTGTTCATCATGGCCGCAATCGGTTCGGCGGTCGGACTCGGCAACATCTGGCGCTTCCCGTACATCGCTTACGAGAACGGTGGTGGCGCATTCCTGATCCCGTATCTGGTCGCGCTGCTGACCGCGGGTATCCCCCTCCTCCTGGTCGACTACGCGATCGGGCACAAGTTCCGCGGATCGCCGCCGCTGGCCTTCCGCAGACTGCGCCGCGGCGCCGAGTTCATCGGCTGGTGGCAGGTGCTGGTGTGCTTCGTCATCGGCGTGTACTACGCGGTGATCGTGGCCTGGGCCGCGCGGTACACCTTCTTCTCGATCACCGAGGCCTGGGGCGACGACCCCGAAGGCTTCTTCATGAGTTCGTTCCTGAACCAGGACGCCGATGCGACCTTCGGCCTGAGCTTCGTGCCGGGCGTTGCGTGGACGCTGCTGCTGGTCTGGATCGCGACGCTCGCGGTGCTCGCGCTCGGCGTCCAGCGCGGTATCGGCAACGCCAACCGGTTCTTCGTGCCGTTGCTGGTCCTGCTGTTCGGTGCGCTCGTCGTCCGGTCGCTGACCCTCGACGGCGCGACCGCCGGCCTCGATGCGTTCTTCAGCCCGAACTGGTCGGCGCTGACCGACACCGGGGTGTGGATCGCGGCGTATGCGCAGATCTTCTTCTCGCTGTCCGTCGCCTTCGGCATCATGGTGACGTACTCGTCGTACCTGAAGCGGAAGACGAACCTCACCGGTTCGGGTCTCGTGGTCGGCTTCTCGAACTCGAGCTTCGAGGTGCTCGCCGGCATCGGTGTCTTCTCCGCTCTCGGCTTCATGGCGCAGGCGCAGGGCGTCGAGGTCGGTGAGGTGGTCGCCGGCGGTATCGGCCTCGCCTTCATCGCCTTCCCGACGATCGTCTCGGAGATGCCCGGCGGCCCGCTGTTCGGTGTGCTGTTCTTCGGTTCGCTGGTCTTCGCCGGGTTCACGTCGATGATCAGCATCATCCAGGTGACCGTCTCGGCCTTCCAGGACAAGACCGGCCTCGGCCGGGTACCGGCCGTTCTCGCCATCGGCGGCGTGTCGGCGATCGTGTCGCTGCTGCTCTTCCCCACCACCACCGGCCTGAACACCCTCGACGTGGTGGACCGCTTCGCGAACCAGTTCGGCATCGTCGGTGTCGCCTTCGTGGCGCTCGTCGTGGTCGCGTGGATCTACCGCCGCCTGCCCGAACTCCGCGACCACCTCAACTCGGTGTCCTCGTTCAAGGTGGGCACCGGCTGGATGGTGTTCACGGGCATCATCACCCCGCTCGTCCTCGGTTACATGCTGTTCAGCGAGATCCGCGACCGTGTCCGCGACGGCTACGGCGGCCTGCCCGACAGCCTGGTCCTCGCCTTCGGCTGGAGCGTGCAGGCGGCCGTCATCGTGCTGGCGGTGGTGCTGTCGTTCATCCCGTGGCGGAAGGGCATCGACCTCGAATACGAGCTCGACGAGAACCGTCCCCTCATCCCGTCGGCGACCGACGGCACGTCCTCAGGAGGTACCCAGTGA
- a CDS encoding TIGR00374 family protein produces MTNETVEAEEPDDDGPDESTNGENGPLTPKRRRYLKWIVGALLVVVLTVEIVLVWPELSDSVRGLGRLHWGWVAAAVFASMAEMSTFARVQRALLSAAGVKVTQRQSLSVALAANSMSVTLPGGPVVGTTFTYRQMRHWGAPPVVATWQLVMAGLLQAAGLALLGLVGALLVGASNNPFSLIFSIGGLLLLVVLIQYAAGNPGSFESIGLIALRSLNRLRKKPEQAGARAWRKIVGQLSAVQLDRPHAARAFGWSLSNWVCDGACLAFAAYAVGGAPSLAGIAVAYAAGTATSRAIPLLPAGLGVMDAVLVPALTASGMSGAQALSAVVVYRLISFVLVAAVGWIVFAFRYRNVGEEEDEDDTPPDLRIWDDD; encoded by the coding sequence ATGACGAACGAGACCGTGGAAGCCGAGGAGCCGGACGACGACGGACCCGACGAGAGCACGAACGGTGAGAACGGGCCCCTGACCCCGAAGCGGCGCCGGTATCTCAAGTGGATCGTCGGAGCTCTGCTCGTCGTGGTGCTCACCGTCGAGATCGTGCTCGTGTGGCCGGAGCTGTCCGACAGCGTCCGCGGCCTCGGACGCCTCCACTGGGGCTGGGTCGCGGCGGCGGTGTTCGCGTCGATGGCGGAGATGTCGACCTTCGCGCGGGTGCAGCGGGCACTGCTGTCCGCGGCGGGTGTGAAGGTGACGCAGCGACAATCGCTTTCGGTGGCCCTCGCGGCGAACTCGATGAGCGTGACGCTGCCGGGTGGACCGGTGGTGGGGACGACCTTCACCTACCGGCAGATGCGACATTGGGGCGCACCCCCGGTGGTGGCGACCTGGCAGCTGGTCATGGCCGGTCTCCTGCAGGCCGCCGGACTCGCCCTGCTGGGTCTCGTCGGCGCTCTGCTCGTCGGCGCCAGCAACAACCCGTTCTCGCTGATCTTCTCGATCGGCGGTCTGCTGCTGCTGGTCGTGCTCATCCAGTACGCGGCCGGCAACCCGGGGTCGTTCGAATCGATCGGCCTGATCGCCCTGCGGAGTCTGAACCGGCTGCGGAAGAAGCCCGAACAGGCGGGTGCGCGGGCGTGGCGGAAGATCGTCGGCCAGTTGAGCGCGGTGCAACTCGATCGCCCGCATGCGGCCCGCGCGTTCGGCTGGTCGCTGAGCAACTGGGTGTGCGACGGTGCGTGCCTGGCGTTCGCCGCGTACGCGGTCGGCGGTGCACCGAGCCTGGCCGGTATCGCCGTCGCCTATGCGGCCGGAACCGCCACCAGCCGCGCCATCCCGCTGCTTCCCGCCGGTCTGGGTGTCATGGACGCCGTGCTCGTTCCGGCACTCACCGCCTCCGGCATGAGCGGCGCGCAGGCCCTGTCGGCGGTGGTCGTGTACCGGCTGATCAGTTTCGTGCTCGTCGCCGCGGTCGGCTGGATCGTCTTCGCATTCCGCTATCGGAACGTCGGCGAGGAGGAGGATGAGGACGACACTCCCCCGGACCTGCGGATCTGGGACGACGACTGA
- a CDS encoding HAD-IB family hydrolase: MNLEQALERVRTGPQGPEVAAFFDFDGTIVHGFSGVHFFRDRVLAGKVSASELAATMINGIRGTETEEDFERFVAIAFKAWRGHTEEELYEIGSRLFMTTIAGHLYPEAWQLIGAHQNAGHTVVIASSASRYQIQAAGDALGVEHILFTPLEVENGVLTGRVDGKSLWRSGKAEAARNFVETHGIDAESSYTYSNGGEDVEFLAVAGNPTATNPDRTLTRVAIERDWPIMRFRPRGTPGARELVRTAAAYGGMFGSVWTGLGLGLINRSRKTALDSIISIGTEVSLALAGVDVRIVGEANAWAARPAVFIFNHQSQLDPVVLAKVLRQDFTGVTKKEMANDPLFGPLLRFVGATFVDRTNTQRAVAALGPVVDTLREGTSIVIAPEGTRSLTPAIGRFKKGAFHIAMQAGVPVVPVVIRNAGEILWKHSTLLRSGTVDVAVLEPIDVSSWSRENLDEHIAEVEDLYRRTLSSWPTE, translated from the coding sequence GTGAACCTCGAGCAGGCCCTCGAACGGGTGCGCACGGGTCCACAGGGACCCGAGGTGGCGGCCTTCTTCGATTTCGACGGCACCATCGTGCACGGCTTCTCCGGTGTCCACTTCTTCCGCGATCGGGTGCTCGCCGGGAAGGTCTCCGCGTCCGAACTGGCCGCGACGATGATCAACGGGATCCGCGGGACGGAGACCGAGGAGGACTTCGAACGCTTCGTCGCGATCGCCTTCAAGGCGTGGCGTGGTCACACCGAGGAAGAACTCTACGAGATCGGCAGCCGGTTGTTCATGACGACGATCGCCGGGCACCTGTATCCGGAGGCGTGGCAGCTCATCGGCGCGCACCAGAACGCGGGCCACACGGTGGTGATCGCCTCGTCGGCCTCGCGTTACCAGATCCAGGCCGCCGGGGACGCGCTGGGCGTCGAGCACATCCTGTTCACCCCGCTCGAGGTCGAGAACGGTGTCCTCACCGGTCGGGTCGACGGTAAATCGTTGTGGCGCAGCGGCAAAGCGGAGGCGGCACGCAATTTCGTCGAGACGCACGGCATCGACGCCGAGTCGAGCTACACCTATTCCAACGGTGGTGAGGACGTGGAGTTCCTGGCCGTCGCCGGCAACCCCACCGCCACGAACCCCGACCGCACTCTCACCCGTGTCGCCATCGAACGCGACTGGCCGATCATGCGGTTCCGGCCGCGCGGCACACCGGGAGCCCGCGAACTCGTCCGCACCGCCGCCGCCTACGGCGGAATGTTCGGCTCGGTGTGGACCGGCCTCGGTCTCGGCCTGATCAACCGCAGCCGCAAGACGGCACTCGACTCGATCATCAGCATCGGCACCGAGGTCTCCCTGGCTCTGGCCGGAGTGGACGTACGCATCGTCGGGGAAGCGAATGCGTGGGCCGCCCGGCCGGCGGTGTTCATCTTCAACCACCAGAGTCAGCTCGACCCGGTGGTGCTGGCCAAGGTCCTGAGGCAGGACTTCACGGGCGTGACGAAGAAGGAGATGGCCAACGACCCGTTGTTCGGTCCGCTCCTGCGGTTCGTCGGCGCCACCTTCGTCGACCGCACGAACACCCAACGGGCGGTCGCGGCGCTCGGACCCGTCGTCGACACCCTCCGCGAGGGGACGTCGATCGTCATCGCCCCCGAGGGCACGCGCTCGCTGACCCCGGCGATCGGCAGGTTCAAGAAGGGCGCCTTCCACATCGCGATGCAGGCCGGCGTCCCGGTCGTGCCGGTCGTGATCCGCAACGCCGGTGAGATCCTGTGGAAGCACTCGACCCTGCTGCGGTCGGGCACCGTCGACGTGGCGGTGCTCGAACCGATCGACGTGAGCAGCTGGTCGCGGGAGAACCTCGACGAGCACATCGCCGAGGTCGAGGACCTCTACCGCCGCACGCTGTCGAGCTGGCCCACCGAATAG
- a CDS encoding glycerol-3-phosphate 1-O-acyltransferase translates to MRNDQPSLAREDGTARADDGPTVAVVAYTTALERTMIEEWLRSDEVPAEYRTPTRPESLDLDSRVLAEELVTRTDDPLILPVRFVWLPAERDGARRVRFSDVLALTNPRNPNLLLQKWLVRRGADRHRIVVAQPARLSELREALSMEGGDGDDAALARYVTRRAVVALERAERAVIGDRYKVPRLVAAQIMDSPIFRRRLDEIAAEHGLSRAEVEARARSSLDELVAVQSRLVTDLFSQAMRPLHAAAWTVHADESGLRALRESNRRYSLVFLPSHRSYADAFVLGDILAANDLPGNHIMGGANLTFWPIGPVARRTGTVFIRRSFADDDVYKAALEEYFAFLLSKRFNLEWYFEGGRTRTGKLRPPRYGLLSYVANAIRGGRVEDAMLVPVSITYEGLAEVAAVAAEQTGATKKPEGLGWLVRYARNQRKRAGNVYVRFGDPVSMRELLVAGGDPDLAAPALAADPSAAPTDPEEIRALRRKALQKVAFEVAVGINCNTPVTVNCLVTLALLGVRDRSLTLEEVRAVIAPVRRYLDRRGVPQGGLPILDVEGGLEDVLSSLTHAGVVTTYAGGEEPVYSIQPGQHLVAAFYRNSGVHWFVNRSIMELAILYAHANPGDDPARVAWDEAKNLRDLLKFEFFFPDRDTFEAQMRDELAWLVPSWGDTLPTKDEALTGLVETGFFMSHRTLRSFFDAQLVVAERLAVRDPELEVDRAAFLSECVAVGRQMLLQRRLYGPESVSSELFASALDLARNRGLLDRDEDPEIVRERRKAFATELSELAQRVALAESLDVSNRKVER, encoded by the coding sequence ATGAGGAACGATCAACCGAGCCTGGCACGCGAAGACGGCACTGCGAGGGCCGACGACGGGCCCACGGTGGCGGTCGTGGCGTACACGACCGCTCTCGAGCGGACGATGATCGAGGAGTGGCTGCGCTCGGACGAGGTTCCCGCCGAGTACCGCACACCGACCCGGCCCGAGTCGCTCGACCTCGACTCGCGGGTGCTCGCCGAGGAGCTCGTGACCCGTACCGACGACCCGCTGATCCTGCCCGTGCGGTTCGTGTGGCTCCCGGCCGAGCGCGACGGTGCGCGGCGTGTCCGGTTCTCCGACGTCCTCGCCCTCACCAACCCGCGCAATCCGAATCTGCTGCTGCAGAAATGGCTCGTGCGCAGGGGCGCGGACCGCCACCGGATCGTCGTCGCGCAACCGGCCCGCCTGTCCGAACTGCGGGAGGCGCTCAGCATGGAGGGCGGTGACGGCGACGACGCGGCACTCGCGCGGTACGTGACCCGCCGCGCCGTCGTCGCACTCGAACGCGCCGAGCGAGCGGTGATCGGCGACCGCTACAAGGTCCCGCGGCTCGTCGCCGCTCAGATCATGGACTCGCCGATCTTCCGGCGCCGCCTCGACGAGATCGCCGCCGAGCACGGACTCTCCCGCGCCGAGGTCGAGGCGCGGGCCCGCAGTTCGCTCGACGAACTCGTGGCCGTGCAGTCACGACTGGTCACCGACCTGTTCTCGCAGGCGATGCGACCGCTGCACGCGGCGGCGTGGACCGTGCACGCCGACGAGTCCGGCCTGCGCGCACTGCGTGAGTCCAACCGCCGGTACTCCCTGGTCTTCCTCCCCTCGCACCGGTCCTACGCCGATGCCTTCGTGCTGGGCGACATCCTGGCGGCGAACGATCTTCCGGGCAACCACATCATGGGCGGGGCCAACCTCACCTTCTGGCCGATCGGTCCGGTCGCCCGCCGCACCGGCACGGTGTTCATCCGGCGCAGCTTCGCCGACGACGACGTCTACAAGGCCGCGCTCGAGGAGTACTTCGCGTTCCTGCTGAGCAAGCGGTTCAACCTCGAGTGGTACTTCGAGGGCGGCCGGACCCGCACCGGCAAGCTCCGTCCCCCGCGCTACGGGCTGCTCAGCTACGTGGCCAACGCGATCCGCGGCGGACGGGTCGAGGACGCGATGCTGGTGCCGGTCTCGATCACCTACGAGGGACTCGCCGAGGTCGCGGCGGTCGCCGCCGAGCAGACCGGCGCGACGAAGAAGCCCGAGGGCCTGGGATGGCTCGTGCGTTACGCCCGCAATCAGCGCAAGCGGGCCGGGAACGTGTACGTGCGCTTCGGCGATCCCGTGTCGATGCGCGAACTGCTGGTCGCCGGTGGGGATCCGGACCTGGCCGCACCGGCGCTGGCCGCCGACCCGTCCGCGGCGCCGACGGACCCGGAGGAGATACGGGCGCTGCGCCGCAAGGCGCTGCAGAAGGTCGCCTTCGAAGTCGCGGTCGGTATCAACTGCAACACGCCCGTGACGGTGAACTGCCTGGTCACCCTCGCTCTGCTGGGTGTGCGCGACCGCTCGCTGACGCTCGAGGAGGTGCGGGCCGTCATCGCACCGGTCCGCCGCTATCTCGATCGCCGAGGTGTCCCGCAGGGCGGCCTGCCCATCCTCGACGTCGAGGGTGGGCTCGAGGATGTGCTCTCGTCGCTCACCCACGCGGGCGTGGTCACCACCTACGCCGGCGGGGAGGAGCCCGTCTACTCGATCCAGCCGGGTCAGCATCTCGTCGCGGCGTTCTACCGCAACAGCGGCGTGCACTGGTTCGTCAACCGGTCGATCATGGAGCTGGCCATCCTCTACGCGCACGCCAATCCCGGCGACGATCCCGCCCGGGTGGCGTGGGACGAGGCGAAGAATCTGCGCGACCTGCTGAAGTTCGAGTTCTTCTTCCCCGACCGCGACACCTTCGAGGCCCAGATGCGCGACGAGCTGGCCTGGCTCGTCCCGTCCTGGGGCGACACGCTGCCGACGAAGGACGAAGCGCTCACCGGTCTCGTCGAGACAGGCTTCTTCATGTCGCACCGCACGCTGCGGTCGTTCTTCGACGCGCAGCTCGTCGTCGCCGAGCGCCTCGCCGTCCGGGACCCGGAGCTCGAGGTCGACCGCGCCGCCTTCCTGTCGGAGTGTGTCGCGGTGGGCCGGCAGATGCTGCTGCAGCGCCGCCTGTACGGGCCGGAATCGGTGTCGTCGGAGTTGTTCGCGTCCGCGCTCGATCTGGCGCGCAATCGAGGACTGCTCGACCGCGACGAGGACCCCGAGATCGTCCGCGAGCGCAGGAAGGCCTTCGCAACGGAGCTGTCGGAGTTGGCCCAGCGGGTCGCGTTGGCCGAGTCGCTCGACGTGTCGAACAGAAAGGTGGAACGGTGA
- a CDS encoding AAA family ATPase, with protein MGSADGREGAVSTGAGPDGVGYAGVRETHSSVVFFVGDRVHKLKKPLDLGFLDNRTREARERICHREVELNRRLAPDVYLGVADVHGPDGQLCEHLVEMVRLPDDRRLAAAVRRGEDVSAVIDEVARQVAALHASSPHGPEIDRCASADFVARLWDLSLDHLGRLEVGADRAGVLARIGESVHRYLAGRTVLFDERIAAGRAVDGHGDLLADDIFCLDDGPRIIDCLEFDDELRYGDAVLDLAFLAMDLERLGAESAARRLLERYSEVSGDHPPSSLVHHYIAYRALVRAKVTALRYEQGDAAARETATGFVELLEGHLDRGRVRMVLVGGVSATGKTTLSREVGAYLGADVLRSDVVRKELVGLEPTDRTGDGTDAGLYAPAHTEATYGELLRRAGSALARGRSVVLDATWLSSGQRDAARKVADGAAVDVIEIECRADKGILLQRMASRAERGDDASDATPAVLERQLRRRDPWPEAVSIDTGVETVDAAWLETTLGPAPW; from the coding sequence GTGGGATCCGCCGACGGCAGGGAGGGCGCAGTGAGCACAGGTGCCGGACCGGACGGTGTCGGATACGCGGGAGTGAGGGAGACGCATTCGTCGGTGGTCTTCTTCGTCGGCGACCGCGTGCACAAGTTGAAGAAGCCGCTCGACCTGGGCTTCCTCGACAACCGCACGCGTGAGGCCCGCGAACGGATCTGCCACCGGGAGGTGGAGCTCAACCGGCGTCTCGCACCGGACGTCTACCTGGGTGTCGCGGACGTCCACGGCCCGGACGGACAGCTGTGCGAGCACCTCGTCGAGATGGTGCGGCTGCCCGACGATCGGCGCCTGGCCGCGGCGGTCCGCCGAGGTGAGGACGTGTCGGCGGTGATCGACGAGGTGGCACGGCAGGTCGCCGCACTGCACGCCTCCTCGCCGCACGGTCCTGAGATCGACCGGTGTGCCTCCGCGGACTTCGTCGCCCGGTTGTGGGATCTCAGCCTCGACCATCTCGGCCGGCTGGAGGTGGGGGCGGATCGTGCCGGAGTATTGGCGCGGATCGGGGAGTCCGTGCACCGCTATCTCGCAGGCCGGACGGTGCTGTTCGACGAACGCATCGCGGCGGGCCGGGCCGTGGACGGGCACGGCGACCTGCTCGCCGACGACATCTTCTGTCTCGACGACGGTCCGCGCATCATCGATTGTCTCGAGTTCGACGACGAGTTGCGCTACGGCGATGCAGTGCTCGATCTCGCCTTCCTCGCAATGGATCTCGAACGTCTCGGCGCCGAGTCCGCGGCGCGGCGACTGCTCGAGCGGTACAGCGAGGTCTCGGGTGATCATCCACCCTCCTCGCTCGTGCACCACTACATCGCCTATCGAGCGCTGGTGCGCGCGAAGGTGACCGCCCTGCGCTACGAGCAGGGCGATGCAGCGGCGCGGGAGACGGCGACCGGTTTCGTCGAGCTGCTCGAGGGACATCTCGACCGTGGACGTGTGCGCATGGTGCTCGTCGGTGGTGTCTCCGCGACCGGCAAGACGACATTGTCGCGCGAGGTCGGTGCGTATCTCGGAGCGGATGTGCTGCGCAGCGACGTCGTCCGGAAGGAGTTGGTGGGTCTGGAGCCCACCGACCGCACCGGCGACGGCACGGATGCCGGCCTGTACGCGCCGGCGCATACGGAGGCCACCTACGGGGAACTGCTGCGCCGGGCCGGGAGCGCTCTCGCCCGGGGACGATCCGTCGTGCTGGACGCGACCTGGTTGTCGTCCGGCCAACGCGACGCGGCCCGCAAGGTCGCCGACGGCGCCGCAGTGGACGTCATCGAGATCGAATGCCGTGCGGACAAGGGAATCCTGCTGCAGCGGATGGCATCCCGCGCCGAACGCGGCGACGACGCCTCCGATGCGACCCCTGCCGTGCTCGAGCGGCAACTCCGGCGGCGGGACCCGTGGCCGGAGGCGGTGTCGATCGATACGGGTGTCGAGACCGTCGACGCGGCGTGGCTGGAGACCACACTCGGTCCTGCGCCCTGGTGA
- a CDS encoding universal stress protein, whose amino-acid sequence MSTPSTRKAVVAGVDGSETAVAAARWAGAVASRIGAPLHLVHSMPPEGIFYSEAAVLVQSQMIQQLEEDGKKLLADAAERVRADHPDLEVSSFIGPGPAAKSLLEAAEDARLVVMGATGAGALENFLLGSTVLRVANHAPCPVVVWRGSTDSPLPDSRPIVVGVDGSELSAAAVTHAFNLASALGVPLRAVHSWLGDAALGVGATAALVDWDAVETAETAVLAETLAGWSDRYPDVTVERVIDRGPASKVLLAHLDDAQLVVVGSHGRGQFRAALLGSTSQNLLHKAPCPVLIARKV is encoded by the coding sequence ATGAGCACACCGAGCACCCGCAAGGCAGTCGTCGCAGGCGTCGACGGCTCCGAAACGGCTGTGGCGGCAGCGCGGTGGGCCGGCGCCGTCGCGTCACGTATCGGAGCGCCCCTCCACCTCGTGCACTCGATGCCCCCGGAGGGCATCTTCTACAGCGAGGCCGCGGTACTGGTGCAGTCGCAGATGATCCAGCAGCTCGAGGAGGACGGCAAGAAACTCCTCGCCGACGCCGCCGAACGGGTCCGCGCCGACCACCCCGATCTCGAGGTCAGCAGCTTCATCGGCCCCGGTCCCGCAGCCAAGTCGCTGCTCGAGGCCGCCGAGGACGCACGCCTGGTCGTCATGGGCGCCACCGGTGCGGGTGCGCTCGAGAACTTCCTGCTCGGCTCCACCGTTCTGCGCGTCGCGAACCATGCACCCTGCCCGGTGGTCGTGTGGCGCGGCAGCACCGATTCTCCGCTGCCCGATTCCCGGCCGATCGTCGTCGGTGTGGACGGCAGCGAATTGTCCGCTGCCGCAGTCACTCACGCATTCAATCTCGCATCGGCCCTCGGGGTTCCGCTTCGGGCCGTGCACTCCTGGCTCGGTGATGCCGCACTCGGCGTCGGCGCCACGGCCGCACTGGTGGACTGGGATGCCGTGGAGACCGCGGAGACCGCGGTTCTCGCCGAGACGCTTGCCGGCTGGAGCGATCGCTACCCCGATGTCACCGTCGAGCGTGTGATCGACCGGGGACCGGCCTCGAAGGTCCTGCTCGCGCACCTCGACGACGCCCAACTCGTCGTGGTCGGCAGCCACGGGCGTGGCCAGTTCCGCGCCGCCCTGCTCGGATCGACGAGCCAGAACCTGCTGCACAAGGCTCCGTGCCCGGTGCTCATCGCACGCAAGGTCTAG
- a CDS encoding CYTH and CHAD domain-containing protein, with the protein MPSTSPATVAEEAERKYSATGERPLPDLTGLPSVDAIDVDRFELSAQYYDTADLNLLRSKVTLRRREGGDDAGWHLKLPSGVDTRTELHFPLGDDSAEDVPADLGSLLRGVRRGAPLGLAALLVTRRHRHRLRASDGRLIAEVVVDDVDAVRGADGSEIRWKEIEVEWNSALGDKTIDRFLTALEERFAASGITRSESPSKLHRVLGDLIPARPPIAKGLIPIRDYLSSELHTLALSDIAVRRDAPDAVHSMRKAARRLRSALQTYSDEIVVDHDLVDELRWLGRRLSSSRDLEVQWERLAERVADIPVDSHREATRARIDEYFSARSEAARLEAVDSLDSDRYVGLLSRLDAAIDDLAPATEAAGARPKVARKELLRAIAALSKKVSRRVDRVGDAENPAERDALMHRARKGAKRMRYAIEVIAPMHPKRSGRILDRFDDFQDLLGEFQDSVVAREHLLDMLSEQGHTAETSFGLGILFRIETEIGDAQAAHLDGGWRKAHRSARRLWS; encoded by the coding sequence ATGCCCAGCACATCGCCGGCGACCGTCGCGGAAGAGGCGGAACGCAAGTACTCTGCCACCGGCGAGCGGCCGCTCCCGGACCTGACGGGACTGCCGTCCGTCGATGCGATCGACGTCGACCGGTTCGAATTGTCGGCCCAGTACTACGACACCGCCGACCTGAACCTGCTGCGCTCGAAGGTCACGCTCCGCAGACGTGAGGGCGGCGACGACGCGGGGTGGCATCTCAAACTGCCGTCCGGTGTCGACACCCGCACCGAACTGCACTTCCCCCTCGGCGACGACTCCGCCGAGGACGTCCCCGCAGACCTCGGGTCCCTGTTGCGCGGCGTCCGGCGCGGCGCCCCGTTGGGCCTGGCCGCTCTGCTCGTGACCCGACGACACCGGCACCGGCTCCGGGCGTCGGACGGCCGCCTCATCGCGGAGGTGGTGGTCGACGACGTCGACGCCGTGCGCGGAGCCGACGGATCCGAGATCCGCTGGAAGGAGATCGAGGTCGAGTGGAATTCCGCCCTCGGCGACAAGACGATCGACCGATTCCTCACGGCGCTCGAGGAACGCTTCGCGGCCTCCGGGATCACCCGTTCGGAGAGCCCGTCGAAGCTCCACCGCGTGCTCGGCGATCTGATCCCCGCCCGCCCGCCGATCGCGAAGGGACTGATCCCGATACGCGACTATCTCTCGAGCGAACTGCACACCCTGGCGCTGTCGGACATCGCCGTCCGGCGCGACGCACCCGACGCGGTGCACAGCATGCGCAAGGCCGCGCGGCGTCTGCGCAGCGCGTTGCAGACCTATTCCGACGAGATCGTCGTCGATCACGATCTCGTCGACGAACTCCGTTGGCTCGGAAGACGTCTCAGCTCTTCGCGTGATCTCGAGGTCCAGTGGGAACGGCTCGCCGAGCGCGTGGCGGACATCCCGGTCGACTCGCACCGGGAGGCGACGAGAGCCCGTATCGACGAGTACTTCTCGGCGAGATCGGAGGCCGCCCGCCTCGAGGCCGTCGATAGCCTGGACTCGGATCGGTACGTCGGGCTGCTCTCCCGCCTCGACGCGGCGATCGACGACCTCGCTCCCGCCACCGAAGCGGCCGGCGCACGTCCGAAGGTGGCGCGGAAGGAACTGCTGCGTGCGATCGCAGCGTTGTCGAAGAAGGTCTCGCGCCGCGTCGACAGGGTCGGCGACGCCGAGAACCCGGCGGAACGGGACGCGCTCATGCACCGGGCACGCAAGGGCGCCAAACGGATGCGATACGCCATCGAGGTGATCGCGCCGATGCATCCGAAGCGGTCCGGACGGATCCTCGACCGGTTCGACGACTTCCAGGATCTGCTCGGCGAATTCCAGGACTCAGTCGTCGCGCGGGAACACCTCCTGGACATGCTCTCCGAGCAGGGGCACACCGCCGAGACCAGTTTCGGGCTCGGGATCCTGTTCCGCATCGAGACCGAGATCGGCGACGCGCAGGCCGCGCACCTGGACGGCGGCTGGAGGAAGGCCCACCGCTCCGCCCGCCGATTGTGGTCCTGA